From a single Mycolicibacterium mengxianglii genomic region:
- a CDS encoding flavin-containing monooxygenase, with protein MTSVTNSCGPTDTPTDIDIDALREKYRVEREKRLRKEGSKQYVETGGGYAEFAEIDPHTPYVERDPINSDIDVAVLGGGFGGLLAGAHLKKAGVEDVRIIEMGGDFGGVWYWNRYPGIQCDNESYCYVPLLEELDFIPSKKFADGAEIYQHCRNIGKHFGLYDGAIFSTQVRDLIWDDEIGRWRITTNRGDDIRARFVVMASGPFNRPKLPGIPGIHDFQGHSFHSSRWDYEYTGGDSADPVLDKLVDKTVAIIGTGATGVQIVPFLGKYAKQVYVIQRTPSTVDARNNAPTDPEWAKSLQPGWQKERQRNFHSWTFEGMALGQPDLVCDFWTELGRNTAARVLALEDPASMTPEQFMGLREEEDYKLMERLRRRVESLVDDPDTAEALKPYYRFLCKRPCSNDDYLATFNRPNVTLIDVSESKGVEKLTETGFVANGVEYPIDCIIYASGFEITTEISRRYSIDAIEGRDGVSLYDYWHDGFKTLHGMTSRGFPNQFFTGFTQVGISANIAANYELQGEHIAYVIAEALKRGVTSLEPTQEAQDGWCQTIKENLIDNSAFDAECTPGYYNNEGGGGGEGIKSHLGEPYGPGFYAFGDLLAQWRAGGDLQGLELGT; from the coding sequence ATGACGTCCGTGACCAATAGCTGTGGCCCCACCGACACGCCCACCGATATCGACATCGACGCATTGCGCGAGAAGTACCGCGTCGAGCGGGAGAAGCGCCTCCGAAAGGAGGGCTCCAAGCAGTACGTCGAAACAGGCGGTGGTTATGCGGAATTCGCTGAGATCGATCCGCACACCCCCTATGTGGAACGCGACCCGATCAACTCCGACATCGATGTCGCGGTGCTCGGTGGCGGCTTCGGCGGCCTGCTTGCCGGGGCTCATCTGAAGAAGGCCGGTGTGGAGGACGTCCGCATCATCGAGATGGGCGGCGACTTCGGCGGCGTCTGGTACTGGAACCGCTACCCGGGAATCCAGTGCGACAACGAGTCCTACTGCTACGTACCGCTTCTCGAAGAGCTGGACTTCATTCCGTCGAAGAAGTTCGCCGACGGCGCCGAGATCTACCAGCATTGCCGCAATATCGGCAAGCACTTCGGCCTCTACGACGGTGCCATCTTCTCCACTCAGGTGCGCGACTTGATCTGGGACGACGAGATCGGCCGGTGGCGGATCACCACCAACCGGGGTGACGACATCAGGGCCCGGTTCGTGGTGATGGCGTCGGGTCCGTTCAACCGGCCCAAGCTCCCCGGTATCCCCGGCATCCATGACTTCCAGGGGCACAGCTTCCACTCGTCGCGGTGGGATTACGAGTACACCGGCGGTGACTCGGCCGACCCGGTCTTGGACAAACTGGTCGACAAGACAGTGGCGATCATCGGCACCGGTGCCACCGGCGTGCAGATCGTGCCGTTCCTCGGCAAGTACGCCAAACAGGTCTACGTCATCCAGCGCACCCCGTCGACCGTCGATGCGCGCAACAATGCGCCCACCGATCCGGAGTGGGCGAAGTCGCTGCAGCCGGGCTGGCAGAAGGAGCGCCAGCGCAACTTCCACTCCTGGACCTTCGAGGGCATGGCACTGGGCCAGCCGGACCTGGTGTGCGACTTCTGGACTGAGCTCGGCCGCAACACCGCGGCCCGGGTGCTTGCCCTGGAGGATCCCGCCTCGATGACCCCTGAGCAGTTCATGGGTCTGCGCGAGGAAGAGGACTACAAGCTGATGGAGCGCCTGCGGCGTCGTGTCGAGAGCCTGGTCGACGACCCGGATACCGCCGAGGCGCTCAAGCCGTACTACCGGTTCCTGTGCAAGCGACCATGTTCCAACGACGACTATCTGGCGACGTTCAACCGACCCAATGTGACGTTGATCGACGTGTCGGAAAGCAAGGGCGTGGAGAAGCTCACGGAGACGGGGTTCGTCGCCAACGGCGTCGAATATCCGATCGACTGCATCATCTACGCCAGTGGCTTCGAGATCACCACCGAGATCAGCAGGCGCTACAGCATCGACGCCATCGAAGGCCGCGACGGCGTGTCGCTGTACGACTACTGGCATGACGGCTTCAAGACGCTGCACGGCATGACCAGCCGCGGCTTCCCGAACCAGTTCTTCACCGGTTTCACCCAGGTAGGCATCTCGGCGAACATCGCCGCCAACTATGAACTGCAGGGCGAGCACATCGCCTACGTCATCGCCGAAGCGCTGAAACGCGGTGTCACCTCACTGGAGCCCACCCAGGAGGCGCAGGACGGCTGGTGCCAGACGATCAAAGAGAACCTGATCGACAATTCGGCTTTTGATGCCGAGTGCACCCCTGGCTACTACAACAACGAAGGCGGCGGTGGTGGGGAAGGCATCAAGTCCCACCTCGGTGAGCCGTACGGGCCGGGCTTCTACGCGTTCGGTGACCTGCTCGCGCAGTGGCGCGCCGGTGGCGACCTGCAGGGTCTCGAACTCGGCACATGA
- a CDS encoding SDR family NAD(P)-dependent oxidoreductase, with translation MTELRFDQRVAVVTGAGRGLGREYALLLAARGAAVVVNDVGGSLTGDGSDTGPAAEVVAEIEAAGGTAIACTDSVATPEGGAAIINTALERFGRLDVLIHNAGNVRRAPLAQMRYDDFEAVLDVHLRGAFHVVRAAFPVMLEAAYGRIVLTSSIGGLYGNHDVANYGVAKAGIIGLSNVAAIEGAAANVTSNVIVPAAVTRMAEGIDTSAYPPMGADLVAPAVGWLAHESCSVTGEILAALAGRIARAAVVESPGVYRPSWTIESVAEALDEIRDLSDPVIFPVVPDGHADHIRYSFAMAAQAGATHV, from the coding sequence ATGACTGAACTGAGATTCGACCAGCGCGTCGCGGTGGTCACCGGCGCCGGACGCGGGCTGGGCCGGGAGTATGCACTGTTGCTGGCGGCCCGCGGCGCGGCAGTCGTCGTCAACGACGTCGGTGGCAGCCTGACCGGTGACGGCTCCGATACGGGCCCGGCCGCCGAGGTGGTCGCCGAAATCGAGGCGGCAGGCGGAACGGCGATCGCCTGCACTGATTCGGTGGCGACACCGGAGGGCGGCGCGGCGATCATCAACACCGCACTGGAGCGTTTCGGCAGGCTCGACGTGCTGATCCACAACGCGGGCAATGTGCGGCGCGCGCCGCTGGCGCAGATGCGCTACGACGACTTCGAGGCGGTGCTCGACGTCCACTTGCGGGGCGCATTTCACGTTGTGCGCGCGGCATTTCCGGTGATGCTCGAGGCTGCTTACGGTCGTATCGTGCTGACCTCGTCGATCGGCGGCCTGTACGGCAACCACGATGTCGCCAACTACGGGGTGGCCAAGGCCGGCATCATCGGGCTGTCCAATGTGGCGGCCATCGAAGGTGCCGCCGCCAATGTCACAAGCAATGTCATCGTGCCCGCGGCCGTCACCCGGATGGCCGAAGGTATCGACACCTCGGCGTATCCGCCGATGGGCGCCGACCTGGTGGCCCCGGCGGTGGGCTGGCTGGCACACGAGTCGTGCTCGGTGACCGGGGAGATCCTGGCGGCGCTCGCCGGCCGCATCGCGCGGGCAGCCGTCGTCGAATCGCCCGGGGTGTACCGACCGTCATGGACCATCGAGTCCGTCGCTGAAGCCCTCGACGAAATCCGGGATCTGAGCGACCCGGTGATCTTCCCCGTCGTCCCCGACGGTCACGCCGACCACATCCGGTACAGCTTCGCAATGGCGGCACAGGCCGGAGCTACGCATGTCTAG
- a CDS encoding CaiB/BaiF CoA transferase family protein, translating into MSSAGPLQGVRVVDLTAMVMGPYCTQIMADMGAEVIKVEPPQGDNTRFISVGPAPGMSGVFVNVNRGKRSVALDLQTAEGKRALRALIESADVFIHSMRFKAIAKLGFGYAEVAAINPSIIYTNCYGYGRRGPDADRPAYDDTIQAECGIPAVQEQLTGEANYVGTIMADKVAGLTALYATMMALFHRERTGEGQEVEVSMFETMASFMLVEHANGAMFSPPLGPAVYPRTVAPNRRPYRTKDGYIAALIYNDKHWNAFIKAVRPAWHVDDGDLYGTLERRAKQIDAVYALVAQTLTERTTEEWLTLFRELEIPAAPLRTPDALFDDPHLNAVGLFETVQTDYGPVRFPGVPTWFSRTPGRVRGFAPELGADTADVLSELGLAAPDADAVLGSGQT; encoded by the coding sequence ATGTCTAGCGCCGGCCCCCTACAAGGCGTGCGCGTCGTCGACCTCACCGCCATGGTGATGGGCCCCTACTGCACCCAGATCATGGCGGACATGGGGGCCGAGGTCATCAAAGTCGAACCGCCGCAAGGGGATAACACCCGCTTCATCTCGGTGGGGCCGGCGCCGGGCATGAGTGGGGTGTTCGTCAACGTCAACCGTGGCAAACGCAGTGTCGCACTGGACCTGCAGACCGCCGAGGGCAAGCGGGCGCTGCGGGCATTGATCGAATCGGCCGACGTGTTCATCCACTCGATGCGGTTCAAAGCGATCGCCAAGCTGGGTTTCGGATATGCCGAGGTCGCCGCGATCAACCCGTCGATCATCTACACCAACTGCTACGGCTACGGACGGCGCGGCCCGGACGCCGACCGGCCCGCCTACGACGACACCATCCAGGCGGAATGTGGCATTCCCGCAGTGCAGGAACAGCTGACCGGAGAAGCCAACTACGTCGGCACCATCATGGCCGACAAGGTGGCCGGGCTGACCGCGCTCTACGCCACCATGATGGCGCTGTTCCATCGTGAACGCACCGGTGAGGGCCAGGAGGTGGAGGTCAGCATGTTCGAGACGATGGCCTCGTTCATGCTGGTGGAGCACGCCAACGGCGCGATGTTCTCGCCACCGTTGGGTCCGGCGGTGTACCCGCGCACGGTAGCGCCGAACCGGCGGCCGTACCGCACCAAAGACGGCTACATCGCGGCCTTGATCTACAACGACAAGCACTGGAATGCGTTCATCAAAGCGGTCAGACCGGCTTGGCACGTGGACGATGGAGACCTGTACGGCACCCTGGAGCGGCGCGCCAAACAGATCGACGCGGTGTACGCCCTGGTCGCCCAGACGCTGACGGAACGCACCACCGAGGAGTGGCTGACGTTGTTCCGCGAGCTGGAGATTCCCGCGGCGCCGCTGCGCACTCCCGATGCACTCTTCGACGACCCCCACCTCAACGCGGTCGGGTTGTTCGAAACCGTGCAGACCGACTACGGCCCGGTGCGTTTTCCCGGTGTGCCGACGTGGTTCTCGCGTACCCCCGGTCGGGTGCGGGGATTCGCACCGGAGTTGGGCGCCGACACCGCCGACGTGCTCAGTGAGCTGGGGCTCGCGGCACCCGATGCCGATGCCGTGCTCGGCTCGGGTCAAACCTGA
- a CDS encoding acyl-CoA dehydrogenase family protein → MEFEMGPQAAALREQLRELVGTQMPADFLGAFTDDPADLDAAQRFCRLLAEQGLLCAAWPEEFGGRASSVWEQTVVREEMWAHHEPRGAQYMGVNWVGPIIMRHGTPEQQRTHLPPIANGEVIWCQGFSEPESGSDLASLRTYARRAEDGSDGWLISGQKIWTSYATMAQWCFLLARTSRGERKQQGLTIFLVRMDDPAIQVRPIRAMLGPHHLNEVFFDDLRVSEADVLGTVDQGWSIVQDVMSFERVGIARYARCERLLAAAPKVLGARWDELPTELHGRWARMLTHCRRARLMAYRVVAMQAGGRVNPGDAAAYRIAVTKLDQESAEVLMEIAAVLPEDSGDAAAGYFRAEVEDHWRYSQASTVSSGSIEMQRILLSRTLLAAAKAS, encoded by the coding sequence ATGGAATTCGAGATGGGCCCGCAGGCCGCAGCGCTGCGCGAGCAACTCCGGGAGCTGGTGGGCACGCAGATGCCGGCAGATTTCCTCGGGGCGTTCACCGACGACCCCGCGGACCTGGATGCGGCGCAGCGGTTCTGCCGACTATTGGCCGAGCAGGGACTGTTGTGTGCAGCGTGGCCGGAAGAGTTCGGTGGCCGGGCATCGTCGGTGTGGGAGCAGACCGTCGTGCGCGAAGAGATGTGGGCGCACCACGAACCGCGAGGTGCGCAGTACATGGGGGTGAACTGGGTCGGGCCGATCATCATGCGGCACGGCACCCCCGAGCAGCAGCGCACCCATCTGCCGCCGATCGCCAACGGCGAGGTGATCTGGTGCCAAGGCTTCTCCGAGCCGGAGTCGGGATCGGACCTGGCATCGCTGCGCACCTATGCCCGCCGCGCCGAGGACGGGTCGGACGGATGGCTGATCAGCGGGCAGAAGATCTGGACCTCGTACGCGACGATGGCGCAGTGGTGCTTCCTGTTGGCGCGAACCTCACGCGGTGAGCGCAAACAGCAGGGCCTGACGATCTTCCTGGTGCGCATGGACGACCCTGCCATCCAGGTCCGGCCGATCCGCGCCATGCTGGGCCCGCACCATCTCAACGAGGTGTTCTTCGATGACCTGCGGGTCAGCGAGGCCGATGTGCTCGGCACCGTCGACCAGGGGTGGTCCATCGTGCAGGACGTGATGTCTTTCGAGCGCGTCGGAATCGCCAGGTACGCCCGCTGCGAGCGGCTGCTGGCGGCCGCCCCGAAGGTGCTCGGAGCGCGTTGGGACGAACTCCCCACCGAGTTGCACGGCCGCTGGGCGCGAATGCTCACCCATTGCCGGCGCGCGCGTCTGATGGCCTACCGAGTGGTGGCGATGCAAGCAGGTGGGCGGGTCAATCCCGGTGATGCGGCTGCCTATCGGATCGCGGTGACCAAGCTGGACCAGGAGAGCGCCGAGGTGCTGATGGAGATCGCGGCGGTGCTACCGGAGGACAGCGGGGACGCCGCGGCCGGCTATTTCCGCGCCGAGGTGGAGGATCACTGGCGGTACTCGCAGGCCTCCACCGTTTCTTCGGGAAGTATCGAGATGCAGCGGATCCTGTTGTCGCGCACCCTCCTGGCCGCAGCGAAGGCGTCATGA
- a CDS encoding acyl-CoA dehydrogenase family protein, which yields MQLELSDEAAEYGRQALRAFQAAGGDQLVQDAEVKPQIRETLVAPVLAELGAWDLEPGADADSREAAAALCRSAGYWALPYPVAERLARPGDIDADGLVVVDPARPVAPLAGLENSWATVTLTGRRGRVVGQGAAQSAFVSAVTLQHLDDDGEGDVALALVLPCWTLLGMLDRAIDETVAHISLRKQFDQPLSGFQGVQFQLTDAEVERSGLDVLARYALWSIGSASTNDAAIDDALALRMAAIEAAEVVFRVCHQLHGAVGFCEETTLSWLSRYSQPLRRLPYGLSATRSHLTQRIGRRGLTGLYIP from the coding sequence ATGCAACTGGAGCTCAGTGACGAGGCCGCCGAGTACGGCCGGCAGGCGCTGCGCGCGTTTCAGGCCGCCGGTGGCGATCAACTGGTACAAGACGCCGAGGTCAAACCGCAGATCCGGGAGACCCTGGTGGCACCGGTGCTCGCCGAACTCGGGGCCTGGGATCTGGAACCCGGCGCCGACGCCGACTCGAGGGAGGCCGCGGCCGCCCTGTGCCGCAGCGCCGGGTACTGGGCGTTGCCGTACCCGGTGGCTGAGCGGCTGGCCCGCCCGGGTGACATCGATGCCGACGGTCTGGTGGTGGTCGATCCCGCTCGTCCCGTCGCGCCATTGGCGGGCTTGGAAAACAGCTGGGCGACAGTCACCCTGACGGGCCGGCGAGGCCGGGTCGTCGGCCAGGGAGCCGCACAGTCGGCCTTCGTCAGCGCGGTGACGCTGCAGCACCTCGACGATGACGGCGAGGGTGATGTCGCCCTGGCGCTGGTGCTGCCGTGTTGGACGCTGCTGGGAATGCTCGACCGGGCCATCGACGAGACCGTCGCGCACATCAGCCTGCGTAAGCAGTTCGACCAGCCGTTGTCCGGGTTTCAGGGCGTGCAATTTCAATTGACCGATGCCGAGGTGGAACGCAGCGGCCTCGACGTCCTGGCCAGGTATGCGTTATGGAGTATTGGTAGCGCATCGACGAACGACGCCGCCATCGATGACGCCCTCGCACTGCGCATGGCCGCGATCGAGGCCGCGGAGGTGGTGTTCCGGGTATGCCACCAGTTGCACGGCGCCGTCGGGTTCTGCGAGGAGACCACCCTGTCCTGGCTGTCGCGGTACAGCCAGCCGCTGCGACGGCTGCCCTACGGCCTGTCCGCGACCCGGTCGCACCTGACCCAGCGGATCGGTCGTCGCGGCCTGACCGGGCTGTACATCCCGTGA
- a CDS encoding acyl-CoA dehydrogenase family protein, translating into MSGDLTQFRADVRSWCREHIPVDWRAAQTGVSGQAFVDFQKAWFGELHTAGYAVPHWPAEWGGGMSVPEQIVLYQELAAHDAPRLVLAFVGIHHAASTLLVAGTDEQRRRHLPAILNGEIWVQGFSEPEAGSDLASLRTTARRVGDTFVVNGQKLWASGGMHADWCLLLARTDPDAPKRRGISYFLMDMTTPGIEVRPIRNAVGDSHFCEIFLNDVEIPATNLVGAENAGWQVAQATLGAERGMTMLELAERLGNAGFRWLVDLCRRQGADGRPVDDDRVLDRLAQFDIEITGLRGMCRQLVEHHESGGGGPADASIIKLFYSELLQRLTDFGTEIGGLAAHTQLAKPLSSGWESGAWVLDFIGSWEWTIPGGASEIQRTIIGERGLGMPREPSAV; encoded by the coding sequence GTGAGCGGCGATCTCACGCAGTTTCGCGCCGATGTCCGGTCGTGGTGCCGCGAGCACATTCCCGTGGACTGGCGTGCGGCGCAAACCGGGGTCAGCGGTCAGGCGTTCGTGGACTTTCAGAAAGCCTGGTTTGGCGAACTCCACACCGCCGGTTACGCGGTGCCGCATTGGCCGGCCGAATGGGGCGGCGGGATGTCGGTTCCCGAGCAGATCGTGCTCTACCAGGAGCTGGCGGCCCATGACGCGCCGCGCCTGGTGCTGGCGTTTGTCGGCATCCACCACGCCGCGTCGACGCTGTTGGTGGCAGGTACCGACGAGCAGCGTCGACGCCACCTGCCGGCCATCCTGAACGGCGAGATCTGGGTGCAGGGGTTCTCGGAACCCGAAGCCGGTTCCGACTTGGCGAGTTTGCGCACCACCGCACGCCGGGTCGGCGACACCTTCGTGGTGAACGGTCAAAAGCTCTGGGCCAGTGGCGGAATGCACGCGGACTGGTGCTTACTGTTGGCCCGTACCGACCCCGATGCGCCCAAGCGCCGCGGTATCTCCTACTTCCTGATGGACATGACCACCCCAGGCATCGAGGTACGGCCCATCCGCAATGCGGTCGGCGACTCCCATTTCTGCGAGATCTTCCTCAACGATGTGGAGATCCCGGCGACGAACCTGGTGGGGGCGGAGAACGCGGGCTGGCAGGTGGCCCAGGCCACTTTGGGTGCCGAGCGGGGCATGACAATGCTGGAACTGGCTGAGCGGCTGGGTAATGCGGGCTTCCGGTGGCTGGTGGACCTGTGTCGCCGGCAGGGAGCCGACGGTCGCCCGGTCGACGACGACCGCGTGCTGGATCGCTTGGCGCAATTCGACATCGAGATCACCGGCCTGCGGGGGATGTGCAGGCAGCTGGTGGAGCACCACGAATCCGGCGGTGGCGGGCCGGCGGATGCGTCGATCATCAAGCTCTTCTACAGCGAGTTGCTGCAACGGCTCACTGATTTCGGCACTGAGATCGGCGGGTTGGCCGCACACACGCAGTTGGCCAAACCCCTGTCCAGTGGCTGGGAATCTGGTGCCTGGGTGCTCGATTTCATCGGCTCCTGGGAGTGGACCATTCCCGGTGGGGCCAGCGAGATCCAGCGCACCATCATCGGCGAGCGCGGGCTGGGCATGCCCCGGGAACCGAGCGCGGTATGA
- a CDS encoding acyl-CoA dehydrogenase family protein → MSTDFADLHDELRSVAVELLEKETGATVPVSLLARAGWTGLEVPDHLGGAGATFCETAVICEEIGRAAASTGYFGGLLAVGALTALPPGAVRDGLLSGIAEGTSTVSVALSADGNGGTALPFGITPASAGWRAAGRARFVVDATADQVLLLAEDPAGFPVIVVVPADTAGLTVQPQPVVDETRSLAEVLADDVTVGAAAVLRFADDGHAPVRALTARAETAIACDSLGIAEAMLARTVAYVGVREQFGRPIGSFQAVKHACADMLVLISVGQQLVRSAVDGVAEQRDDAGLAASKAKAYTTEAAVEIAGRAMQLHGGIGYTWESGVHGYLKRATLNRALFGSPATHRRRIAQQYRV, encoded by the coding sequence ATGAGCACTGATTTTGCCGACCTGCACGACGAATTGCGCAGCGTCGCGGTCGAGCTCCTCGAGAAGGAGACCGGCGCAACCGTTCCGGTGTCACTGCTGGCGCGGGCGGGCTGGACGGGGCTGGAGGTGCCGGACCACCTCGGTGGCGCCGGCGCGACCTTCTGTGAGACCGCGGTGATTTGCGAGGAGATCGGCCGAGCTGCGGCGTCCACCGGTTACTTCGGTGGGTTGCTGGCGGTCGGGGCCTTGACCGCCCTGCCGCCCGGCGCGGTACGCGACGGATTGCTCAGTGGAATCGCAGAGGGGACGTCCACTGTGTCCGTCGCACTGTCCGCCGATGGAAACGGTGGTACCGCGTTGCCCTTCGGGATCACGCCCGCCTCAGCGGGCTGGCGCGCCGCCGGACGGGCACGGTTTGTTGTTGATGCCACCGCGGATCAGGTGCTACTGCTCGCCGAGGACCCTGCCGGGTTTCCGGTGATCGTCGTGGTACCCGCGGACACCGCCGGTCTGACGGTGCAGCCGCAGCCGGTCGTGGACGAAACGCGAAGTCTGGCTGAGGTGCTCGCCGATGATGTGACCGTCGGCGCCGCTGCGGTACTCCGGTTCGCCGACGACGGGCACGCGCCGGTGCGGGCGCTGACAGCCCGGGCCGAGACCGCCATCGCGTGCGACAGCCTCGGGATCGCGGAGGCCATGCTCGCCCGCACCGTCGCCTATGTCGGCGTGCGGGAACAGTTCGGCAGACCCATCGGCTCCTTCCAGGCCGTCAAGCACGCCTGTGCCGACATGCTCGTCCTGATCTCCGTAGGGCAGCAGCTCGTGCGCAGCGCTGTGGACGGGGTGGCCGAACAACGCGACGACGCCGGGCTGGCGGCCTCGAAGGCCAAGGCCTACACCACCGAGGCGGCAGTCGAGATCGCCGGTAGAGCAATGCAATTGCACGGTGGGATCGGCTACACCTGGGAAAGCGGTGTGCACGGTTATCTCAAGCGCGCGACGCTGAACCGGGCCCTGTTCGGCTCGCCCGCAACGCATCGGCGGCGGATCGCGCAGCAGTACCGAGTCTGA
- a CDS encoding phage major capsid protein, translating into MTLVTSTSGGTHGLLPEQLGTLIVQPVREKSVALRVATVVTTTSNEYRIPVVQDDAGVAWLAEGAEITASDADFDELVVRPAKVGGLSVISRELAEDSAPSAQAVVGDGLAEKIARGLDSAFFGNTVVNGPSGLLSVTGVSTVDTGGTIANTDPFAEALSKAETVGATVTAFVAHPSTVLTLAMVKKQTGSNEPLLGYDASQPTQRQVLGIPLIPSPAVALGDVWAIPATKVLVVLRDDVRLDVDRSRYFEFDKIGIKATLRAGIAFPHPEALVRLYDAP; encoded by the coding sequence ATGACTCTAGTCACCTCCACTAGCGGCGGCACTCACGGACTGCTCCCCGAACAGCTCGGTACGCTGATCGTCCAGCCGGTCCGCGAAAAGTCCGTCGCCCTGCGCGTCGCCACCGTGGTCACGACGACCTCCAACGAGTACCGCATCCCGGTAGTCCAAGACGACGCCGGGGTCGCGTGGCTCGCCGAAGGTGCCGAGATCACCGCATCCGACGCCGATTTCGACGAACTTGTCGTGCGCCCGGCCAAAGTTGGCGGGCTGTCAGTCATCTCCCGCGAGCTGGCCGAGGACTCCGCGCCGTCGGCTCAGGCCGTCGTCGGCGACGGCCTGGCCGAGAAGATCGCCCGAGGTCTCGACTCAGCATTCTTCGGCAACACCGTCGTCAACGGCCCGTCTGGCCTGCTGTCTGTGACCGGCGTGTCCACCGTGGACACCGGCGGCACGATCGCCAACACCGACCCGTTCGCAGAGGCACTGTCCAAGGCCGAGACGGTGGGAGCCACGGTCACCGCGTTCGTCGCACATCCGTCCACGGTGCTCACACTGGCCATGGTGAAGAAGCAGACCGGCAGCAATGAGCCGCTACTGGGCTACGACGCATCTCAGCCCACTCAACGCCAGGTGCTCGGCATTCCGCTCATCCCGTCGCCCGCGGTGGCACTCGGTGATGTGTGGGCAATCCCTGCCACCAAGGTCCTCGTCGTGCTGCGCGACGATGTGCGCCTCGACGTCGACCGCAGCAGGTACTTCGAGTTCGACAAGATCGGCATCAAGGCAACCCTGCGCGCCGGTATCGCATTCCCGCACCCCGAGGCCCTCGTGCGGCTGTACGACGCCCCGTAG